Below is a window of Halobaculum lipolyticum DNA.
GTACGCCATGTCGTCGGGGTTGCGGTCGCTGAGGAAGCGCTCGCCGATGACGCCCGCGATGGTGTCGTTGTGGAGGTACACCCGGTCGGTGTCGAGCAGTTCGCCGAGCGGACCGACGAGCGGCACCCGTCCGATATCGGGGATGTTCGCCGGCCCGTCGATGGTGCCCTCGGCGAGGTCCAGGGGACCGATCGAGCCGATGCCGGCGGCCGCGACGGCGCCGGGGTCGAGGTTCGCCTCCGCGCACGCCTGCCGGACGACGCGCAACACCGCCTCGGTGATCGCGATGCCGGAGCTGCGCGGCGTCTCGGTCTCGGCCCGCGCGACGATGTCGGCCTCGTCGTCGCCGACGACGCCGCGGAGGTTCGTGGCCCCCAGGTCCACGCCCACGTAGTAGGCCATCGTTCGCTGGTGTTCGCCGCGGCACTTACGGATACCGCTTTCTCACATCGATGCGAGTGAATGCGTGTCGCGGCGGGCCGCCGTCGAGAACGGAGTGCGTCGCGACTGGCGAATCGGGGAGAACGGAGTCCGTCGGTAGCCCGTCGTTACTCCTCGCGGACGAACGTCACGGGGCACGGCGCCGACAGCAGGATCTGCTGGGCGGTCGACCCGAACACGGCCTTCCCGGTCGGCGAGCGCTTGCGGCCGCCGACGAACACGCGGTCGGCGTCGACGCGCTCGGCCAACGCGGCGATGGCCTCGCCGGGGTCGCCGACGACGCCCTCGACCTCGTACTCGACGCCCGCGGCCTCGATGGACTTCGTGACCCGTTTGATCGAGCCGAGGCGTCGCGCCACGTCCGAGGGCGTCCCGTCGACGCCTTCCAGCGCGGACAGCGCGTCGTCCACGTCCGACTGCGTCTCGAACGCGTGGGCCACGACGATGCGCGCGCCGGTCTGACTCGCCAGGCCGACCGCCTCCTCGACCATGTAGTCGAGTCGGTCGCCGTCGTCTCGCTTCACCGTCAGCAGGATCGTCTCGATGCTCATACCGTCAGTACTCCCCCCGGGTTGAAAAGCGTAGCGGCGTTTTACTCGGATTCGAGTAATTGTTTATCACGGTCCATCCTCCCCGAATTCGTCGCTCTCGACGCGTGCGAGCGCGGGGCACGCTCGGCGTTCCGCGGAGAAACGGGTGGCTACCGGGCGGGCGCTGTCTGGGGAGAAGGCGTCGGCGGGGCGGCGACGGGAGGCCCCGCGGGGCGCTCAGTAGTCGGGCGCGTCGTCCTCGACCTCGCGTTTGAGCGAGTCGCGGCGGGACTTGGCGTCGCGGCCGGTGGCGTCGAGCAGGAACTGGTTCTTCTCGTCGACGGCCTCGCCGGCGGCCTCCAGTTCGTCGGGACTCAGCTCGGTGGGGTCGCGCTCCTCGAAGTGGACCGCGAGCTTGTCCTTCTTGCCGGAGTACGACGCCGCGCCGACGACGATGCGCTCGAACACGGGGTTGTCCGGCTCGCCGACGACGTACAGCTCGTGGCCGTCGTACTCCTCGGTACCCGTGATCGGTCCGAACCGTTCTTCGATCTCGCCTTTCAGGTCCGGCATCCGGTCCTCCAGATGCTCGCCGCGGCGCATCTTGTACTGCTTCATACCGGGCCGTTTGCCCGGGGACGGTAAACACGTTTCGTCAGCCGCCGCAGCGACCGGTCTGTCCCTCGAACGCCTCCGACGACGGCCGAAGCCGACGCCGTCGCTCCCGGTCGGGCGCTCGCGAGAACGGGACCCGTCGCGGGGTTACCGGAGTTCGCGCTCCTCGATGTAGCCGCGCTTGCAGTCGGGGCAGATGTCGCCCGCGCGCATCGACGAGGCGCCGACCGGCTCGCTGTTGCCGCAGTCCGGGCAGACGTACACCGTCTCGACGCGGTCGGCCGTCGTCGTCAGTTCGACCTGCGGTCGGGTCGACCCCGTCTCGGCGTCGTCCCCGCCCGCGGAGTCGGGCGCCGACCCGTTGCGCGCGCTCGCCCCGGGCGACTCCCGGCCGGCCGCCGGATCGGCCTCGATGAACTCGACGTCCTCCCCCTCGCCCGCGGCGGCGTCGGGGTCCACCCGCGGGGTGAGGTTCCCGTCGACGGTGACGTCGCCGTCGTCGCCGCCGACCTCGGCGTCGTACCCCTCGTCCTCGCCGCGTTGGTCCGGCCACGCGGTCGCCCCGTCGCCGTCGACGAACTCCGCGTCCTCGCCGTCGGTCGCGGCGGCGTCGTCGGCGCGGTCGGCGTCGGGAACCACGTCGGTGCGAGCCTCGTTCGCCGCGGGGTCCTCCGGGTCCGGCGCGTCGCCGCCGATGAACTCGACGTCCTCGGACTCGCCCTCGGCCGGACTGTGACCGGCCGGGGGCGTCGCCTCGTCCCCGGCGTCCGGCCGGTCGTCGTCGGGCCACGCGGCCGGCTCCTCGGCCGCCTCGGCGTCGGCGCCCTTCCGGTTCGCGTCGGCGTCGGGCCACTCGCCGTGGCCGCGGCCCTCGACCGCGGAGGCCGCATCGCCGTCGGGCGACGCGGCCGTCTCGATCGCCTCGCCGTCGCCGTCCGCGTCGCCGTCGGCGCCGGCGTCGATGATCTCGGCGTCCTCACCGACGTCGGCGACGGCGCCGTCGTCGGGGTCCGCGGTCGGGTGGTCGAAGCCGTCGTCGCCAGCCGCGTCGCCGCGGGCCGCGCTCTCCGCGGTCTCCGCGGTCCCCGCGGTCGTCGACTCTCCGTCCGCGTCGGTCGCCCCCGGCTCGGGCGCCGACGGGGCGGGGTCGCTCCCGGTCTCGGCGCCGGCGGCGGACATCCCGTCGGTCGGCTGCCCGTCGGGGTCCGCGCGGCCGGCCAGCGACGTGACCTCCTTGTTCTCGGAGACGACGCGCGTCTCGCCGCACCGCCGGCACTCCTTCACCTCCGTGATCGCGACGACGACCTCGTCCCCCCGCTCCTCGCGGTCCCGCTCGGTCCTCGGCTCCGTGAAGTCGTGGCCGAGGAGACATCTGAGTCCCATTGTGCCTACGAATCGGCGTAGGCCATAAAAGCGTTCGCTCGCGTCCGACGCCTGGCACGCGTCACCGCCGGTACACGTAAGCCGTCCCCGGGCGACCGACGACGTATGAGGGTGCCGCCGGAGTTCCGCGACCGGGAGGACACGGAGGTGGCGGTTCTCGACGCGCTCGTCGCGCGCGCCGACGACGGGATGACCGTGCTCGAACTGCGCTCGGGCGTCGACGCGACGATCGACGAGGTGGAGTCGGCGCTGTCGGCGCTGAAGGCCGCCGGACTGATCGACGTCCAGGAGACCGACGGCCGGGTCCGGATCTACCCCGACGACCGCGTCGTGCCCGACCCCGGCGAGGGGGTCGCCGACGACCCGGGGCTGTTGGACGTCATTCGGCGTCGCTTGGGGCTGTAACGCCGCGCTCGGGGCGACGGTCACCGTGCTCGGTGCCGGTGCCCCGCCCCTTCCGGTCCCCTTTTGCCGCCAGCGCGACTCCCCACGGGTATGAGTCTCGTCGCCGACGTCCACGCCGACCACGGCGCGACGTTCACCGACCGCGGCGGCCGCGAGGTCGTCGCCGACTACGGTCGCCCCGACGCCGCCGTCCGCGCCGTCCGAAACGGGGTGGGGGTCATCGAGATGGGGTACGGCGTCGTCGTCGTCGAGGGCGACGACCGCGTCGAGTTCGTCGACAACGCCGTCTCCAACCGCGTCCCCGCCGCCGACGGCGAGGGCTGTTACGCCCTCCTGCTCGACCCGCAGGGCGCCGTGGAGACGGAGCTGTTCGTGTACAACGCCGGCGAGCGCCTGCTGCTGTTCACGCCGCCGGACCGCGCCGAACCGCTCGTCGACGACTGGGAGGACAAGATATTCATCGACGACGTCGAGCTTCGGGACGCCAGCGCCGACTTCGGCGTGTTCGGCGTCCACGGACCCACGTCGACCGAGAAGATCGCCTCGGTCCTCAACGGCGCCGGCTCGCCCGAACCGGAGCTCTCGTTCGTCCGCGGGCGCATGGACAGCGTGGGCGTGACGGTGATCGCCAGCGACAACCCCACGGGCGAAGAGGGGTACGAGGTCGTCTGCGCGGCCGAGGAGGCCGAACACGTCTTCGACACGCTCCTCACCCGCGGCCTGAACGCCGCGCCCTTCGGCTACACGACGTGGGAGACGCTCACCGCCGAGGCGGGGACGCCGCTGTTCGACACCGAGGTCCGTGGCCGCCTCCCGAACGTCGCCGGCGCCCGCGACGCCGTCGACTTCGAGAAGGGCTGTTTCGTCGGGCAGGAGGTCGTCTCGAAGGTGGAGAACCGCGGCCGGCCGAGCAAGCGGCTCGTCGGGCTGGTTCCGGCGGCCCGCCCCGAGTCGGGCGCCGCCGTGTTCGACGGCGACGCCTCGGTGGGCGAGGTCACGCGCGCGGTCGACTCGCCGAACGTCGGCGGTCCGATCGCGCTCGCGTACTTGGACTTCGACACCGACGCGACCGATCTGGCGGTCCGCGTCGACGGCGACGAGGTCGCCGCAGAGCGCGTCGACCTCCCGTTCGTGGAGGGCGGCGCGCGCTCGCTGCGGCTCCCGTCGTACCCCGAGGTCGCCGAACAGGCGTAACCACGGGCGAACCGCACGCGACGACCCCCGACTCCCGACGGCCGCACACGCGGGAGTCCGCTCGCGCCGCTCGACCGATCCGGTGGGGGGTGGGACTGGAAGGGGTCGTGGTCGTCATCACGGGAGCCGTGACCGAAGCGGAGCCGCCGTGATCGACCGCGTCGGCGACCGGTTACGAGAACAGCTTCGTCAGGTGGTCCCGGGAGAAGAACGAACTCGGCTCGTCCATGTGGACGCCGATCTCGCCCGACAGCGCCCACAGGCCCGCGCGCTGCACCGGCTCCGGGAGCGAGTACGCCCGGCGGATCCAGTGGCCGAAGCGGATCTCCTTCGACAACTCCTCGCGCCAGCCCGTCTCGTAGCTGGGGAGCGTGTTGGGGTCCTGCGGGTCGATCACGTCGGCGGCGACGTCGGCCGCGCGCATCCCGTACAGGATGCCGCCGCCGGTGAACGGTTTCGTCTGCGCGGCGGCGTCGCCCAGCAGGAACCCCCGCGTCGCGGTCGTCCGCTCGGGCGGGCCGATGGGGATGGCGCCCGAACAGAAGCGGTCCGTCTCGACGTCGTACTCGTCGGTGAGCCGGTCGAACAGGTCGTTCACCTCGTGGCCCGGCGGGGCGGCGAGTCCGTACTCGACGCCCGCGTCGCCGCGCGGGATGCGCCACGCGAAGAAGCGCGGGGCGGTGAGGTGAACGTCGACGTAGTCGCCGTCGTCGGCCTCGTCGTCGAACGCGAGCACGCCGTGGAGTTTCTCGGCGGGTTCGGGGAGGTCGAGTTGGCGGCGGACCCGAGAGACGGGACCGTCGGCGCCCGCGACCATCCGCGCCTCGAACGTCTCCTCGTCGCCGCCGACGCTGGCGGTCACCTCGACGTAGCCTGCCTTCTCTTCGACCGACGTGACGGTGTGGCCCTCGCGGACGTCCGCGCCGGCCTCGCGCGCGGCGGCCGCGAGCGTGCGGTCGAGTTCGACGCGGTCGATGACGTTCGAGATCTCCTCGCGCTTGTAGAAGCGCCGGGACGGGGAGTCGGCGCCGCCGACGTGGAAGTCCGCGCCGTACACGCGGTTCTGGAGGAGCCGGTCCTTGGCGTCCGCGGGGACGTAGTTCCAGACGTCCGTCGAGACGTGCCCCGAGCAGGCCAACGGGTCGCCGACCTCGCCTTTCTCCAGCGCGAGCACGTCGTAGTGGGCCTCGGCGGCCCGGCGGGCGAAGCGCGCGCCCGCCGGACCGACGCCGACCACGACGAAGTCGTACATGGGAGGGAGTTCGTGCGAACGGAGATATACCTCGTGGGTCGTCGCCGGGGACCGACAGCGGGTCGTGGACGCGACCCTACGGGACGACGACGAGACCCCGGGCGGTCTGCTCGCGACCGCGCTCGCCCCGGTCGAGCGCGACCTCGGCCCACGAGTCCCCCGCGTCCGCGGTGCGGTACAGCCCCCGGTTCGACAGTGCGTAGCACTCCCCCGCGTCGCCCGCCGCGAGCACGGGCCGAGTCACCCCTCCGCCCATCGGGAGGCCACGGCCGTCGAGGCGTTCCCACTCCGCGTCGCCGACGCGGCGGTACACGTACGTCTCCGCGCGGTCGGCCGAGTGTGCCTCGCGCGCCGACCGCGCCACAGAGAGGAGGACCGTCTCCGGGTCGCCCGCGTCGACCGCGACGCTCCAACAGTACGTCCGGTCGAGTCCCGACTGCGGGTGAGTCCACGTCTCCCCGCCGTCGGCGGTCTCGGCGTAGCCGTCGCCCGCGGCACACCACACACGGCCCGGCGCGTCGGGGTGGGTCGCCATCGAGTGGGTGTCCCGACGCGACCCGGCGACGCGGTCGTGCCACGTGTCGCCGCCGTCGTCGGTCGTGACGAGCGCGCCCGCCTCGACCGCGACGGACAGGCGGCCCGGGTGGTGCGGGTCCGGCTCGATCCACCGGACGTGGTGGGTGTGTGGCCGCGGCGGGAACGCCCACCCGTCGCTGGACGGCAGGTCGGTCAGCCCGTCGCGGCGGGTCCACGTGTCGCCGCCGTCGTCCGACCGGTAGACGCGCGACGGCTCGGTGCCGACCCAGACGCGGTCGGGGTCGTGCGGCGAGACCGCCGCCGCCATCACCGCGTCCTGTTCGACCGCGTCCGCGCCGACGCGCTCGAACGACTCGCCCCCGTCGACGGCGCGCCACAGTCCCGACTCGAAGGTCCCGACGAACACGCGGTCGGGACGGTCCGGGTGGGCCGCGACGCACTCCAGCGCGCGCCCGTCGAGGGCGGTCGCCCGGAGCGCCGTCCCCTCGTCGGGGTCGACGACGCGGAACCCGTCGCGCATCGCGGCGTACACGGTGGTCATCGCGTCGCGGTTCGTGTCGTGGGTGCAAAAGTGTCGGCTCGCGTCGGCGGCGTGGGCGGCGTGGGCGGCGTGGGCGGCGTCGGCGAGCAGTCGCTCGGTCGCGGACTCCTCGCCGCCGCCCCCCGTCGTCTCTCCGGTCGACGACGCGTCAGTCGTCGGTCGCGGGCGCCTCGACCGGCTCGCCACCCTCGCCGTCGTCGCCGTCCTCGCTCTCTTCGGCCGCGAGCGCGGGCATCCGGCGGTCCGAGCGCGGTCCCTCGGCGTCGACCGCGGGGAGGTAGTCGCGGAGGTACCGACCGGTGTGGGAGCCCTCGACCCGAGCCACCTCCTCGGGGGTCCCCTCGGCGACGACCCGTCCGCCGCCCTCGCCGCCCTCGGGACCCAGATCGAGCACGTGGTCGGCGTTCTTCACGAGGTCGAGTTCGTGCTCGATGACGACGACCGTGTTCCCCTTGTCGGTCAGCCGGTGGAGCACGTCGATCAGCTTCCGCTCGTCGGCCTTGTGCAGGCCGGTCGTCGGTTCGTCGAGCAGGTACAGCGTGTCGCCGGCGTCCTTCTTCCCCAACTCCTCGGCGAGCTTCACGCGCTGGGCCTCCCCGCCCGACAGCGTGGTCGACGGCTGGCCGAGTTGCATGTAGCCGAGGCCGACGTCCTTCAGGAGGCCGAGCCGGCGTTCGAGACCGCTGTGGGACTCGAAGAAGTCGTACGCCTCGTCGACGCTCATGTCGAGCACGTCCGCGATGGTGGCGCCCTTGTACGTCACGTCGAGCGTCTCGTCGTTGTAGCGGGCGCCGCCGCACTCCTCGCAGGGGACGTGGACGTCCGACAGGAAGTTCATCTCGATCTTGACGGTGCCCTGCCCGCCGCACTCCTCGCAGCGGCCGCCCTTCACGTTGAACGAGAAGCGGCCCTTGTCGTAGCCGCGCTGGTTCGCCAGCTTCGTCTCCGCGAACAGTTCGCGGATGTAGTCGAACACGTCGGTGTACGTCGCGGGGTTCGACCGCGGCGTCCGGCCGATCGGCGACTGGTCGATGAGGCGCACTCCCTCGATGTTGTCCATCCCGGTGATACGGTCGTGGTCGCCGGGGTCGACCTCCGTGTTGTCGTTCATCTCGCGGGCGAGTCCCTTGTAGAGGACGTCGTGCATCAGGGTCGACTTCCCCGACCCGGAGACGCCGGTGATGGCGGTGAACTGGCCGATCGGGACGTCCACGTCGACGTCCCTGAGGTTGTGCTGGCGGGCGCCCTCGATCGTGAGCGCGGCGTCGCTGTCGCGGCGCGTCTCCGGCACCTCGACGACCTCGCGGCCGGCGAGGAAGTCGCCCGTCACCGACGCCTCGGTGTTCACGATGTCGTCGAAGTCGCCCTGCGCGACGATCTCGCCGCCGCGCTTGCCCGGCCCGGGACCGATGTCGATGACGTTGTCCGCGCGGCGCATCGTCGCCTCGTCGTGCTCGACGACGATCAGGGTGTTGCCCAGGTCGCGTAGGCCCTCCAGCGTGTCGAGCAGCCGGTCGTTGTCGCGCTGGTGGAGCCCGATCGACG
It encodes the following:
- a CDS encoding geranylgeranyl reductase family protein, which gives rise to MYDFVVVGVGPAGARFARRAAEAHYDVLALEKGEVGDPLACSGHVSTDVWNYVPADAKDRLLQNRVYGADFHVGGADSPSRRFYKREEISNVIDRVELDRTLAAAAREAGADVREGHTVTSVEEKAGYVEVTASVGGDEETFEARMVAGADGPVSRVRRQLDLPEPAEKLHGVLAFDDEADDGDYVDVHLTAPRFFAWRIPRGDAGVEYGLAAPPGHEVNDLFDRLTDEYDVETDRFCSGAIPIGPPERTTATRGFLLGDAAAQTKPFTGGGILYGMRAADVAADVIDPQDPNTLPSYETGWREELSKEIRFGHWIRRAYSLPEPVQRAGLWALSGEIGVHMDEPSSFFSRDHLTKLFS
- a CDS encoding DUF5611 family protein codes for the protein MKQYKMRRGEHLEDRMPDLKGEIEERFGPITGTEEYDGHELYVVGEPDNPVFERIVVGAASYSGKKDKLAVHFEERDPTELSPDELEAAGEAVDEKNQFLLDATGRDAKSRRDSLKREVEDDAPDY
- a CDS encoding WD40/YVTN/BNR-like repeat-containing protein, which gives rise to MTTVYAAMRDGFRVVDPDEGTALRATALDGRALECVAAHPDRPDRVFVGTFESGLWRAVDGGESFERVGADAVEQDAVMAAAVSPHDPDRVWVGTEPSRVYRSDDGGDTWTRRDGLTDLPSSDGWAFPPRPHTHHVRWIEPDPHHPGRLSVAVEAGALVTTDDGGDTWHDRVAGSRRDTHSMATHPDAPGRVWCAAGDGYAETADGGETWTHPQSGLDRTYCWSVAVDAGDPETVLLSVARSAREAHSADRAETYVYRRVGDAEWERLDGRGLPMGGGVTRPVLAAGDAGECYALSNRGLYRTADAGDSWAEVALDRGERGREQTARGLVVVP
- a CDS encoding DUF6432 family protein; the encoded protein is MRVPPEFRDREDTEVAVLDALVARADDGMTVLELRSGVDATIDEVESALSALKAAGLIDVQETDGRVRIYPDDRVVPDPGEGVADDPGLLDVIRRRLGL
- a CDS encoding aminomethyltransferase family protein, whose translation is MSLVADVHADHGATFTDRGGREVVADYGRPDAAVRAVRNGVGVIEMGYGVVVVEGDDRVEFVDNAVSNRVPAADGEGCYALLLDPQGAVETELFVYNAGERLLLFTPPDRAEPLVDDWEDKIFIDDVELRDASADFGVFGVHGPTSTEKIASVLNGAGSPEPELSFVRGRMDSVGVTVIASDNPTGEEGYEVVCAAEEAEHVFDTLLTRGLNAAPFGYTTWETLTAEAGTPLFDTEVRGRLPNVAGARDAVDFEKGCFVGQEVVSKVENRGRPSKRLVGLVPAARPESGAAVFDGDASVGEVTRAVDSPNVGGPIALAYLDFDTDATDLAVRVDGDEVAAERVDLPFVEGGARSLRLPSYPEVAEQA
- a CDS encoding DUF7093 family protein — translated: MGLRCLLGHDFTEPRTERDREERGDEVVVAITEVKECRRCGETRVVSENKEVTSLAGRADPDGQPTDGMSAAGAETGSDPAPSAPEPGATDADGESTTAGTAETAESAARGDAAGDDGFDHPTADPDDGAVADVGEDAEIIDAGADGDADGDGEAIETAASPDGDAASAVEGRGHGEWPDADANRKGADAEAAEEPAAWPDDDRPDAGDEATPPAGHSPAEGESEDVEFIGGDAPDPEDPAANEARTDVVPDADRADDAAATDGEDAEFVDGDGATAWPDQRGEDEGYDAEVGGDDGDVTVDGNLTPRVDPDAAAGEGEDVEFIEADPAAGRESPGASARNGSAPDSAGGDDAETGSTRPQVELTTTADRVETVYVCPDCGNSEPVGASSMRAGDICPDCKRGYIEERELR
- a CDS encoding universal stress protein, coding for MSIETILLTVKRDDGDRLDYMVEEAVGLASQTGARIVVAHAFETQSDVDDALSALEGVDGTPSDVARRLGSIKRVTKSIEAAGVEYEVEGVVGDPGEAIAALAERVDADRVFVGGRKRSPTGKAVFGSTAQQILLSAPCPVTFVREE